Part of the Nocardia farcinica genome, CGCGCCGGTGGCTTCGGTGTCGAGCAGCGCGAAGAAGGCGAACGCCCACACGATCGTCGCGATCGAGGCGCCGATGTAGATGGGCCTGCGCCCGATCCGGTCGGCCAGCACCGCGAACAGCGGGATCGCCACCAGCGCCACCACCATGCCGATCATCACCGCGTTGAGGCCGGTGCTGCGCGGCAGGTCGAGAATCTGGGTGAGGTAGGTGATCACGAACAGCGAGAAGATGTAGAAGCCGGCGTTCTCACCGAAGCGGGTGAAGGCGGCCAGCAGGATCTGGCGCCAGTACCCGCGCACCGCCGCGGTGAGCGGCATCCGCAGCACCGCCGGGCTGGTCGCGGCCCTGGTCTGCTCGAACAGCGGGGTCTCCGCGACGTACAGCCGCAGCACCAGCCCGATGACGACCAGCAGCGCCGACATGCCGAACGCGACGCGCCAGCCCCAGGACAGGAACGCCTCTTCCGGCAGGACCGCGCCGAGCAGCGCCAGCGCGCCCGCGGCCATCAGGTTGCCCAGCGGCGGACCGAGGTTCGGCCAGGCCGACCAGAACGCGCGCCGCTTGGAGTCGCCGTGCTCGGAGACCAGCAGCACCGCACCGCCCCACTCGCCGCCGAGCGCGAAGCCCTGCACCAGCCGCAACAGCACCAGCAGCAGCGGCGCGGTGACGCCGATGGCGGCGTAGGTGGGCAGCAGCGCGATGAGGAAGGTCGACACGCCCATCAGCAGCAGGCTCGCGATCAGCGTGGCGCGCCTGCCCTTGACGTCGCCGAAGTGGCCGAGCACGGCGGCGCCGAGTGGCCGCGCGACGAACCCCACGGCGTAGGTCGCGAACGCCAGCATGGTGCCGACCAGCGGATCCTCCGACGGGAAGAACAGCTTGTTGAACACCAGCGCGGCGGCGGTGCCGTAGAGGAAGAAGTCGTACCACTCCACGGCGGTACCGGCGAGGCTGGACCCCGCGATGACCGGCAGACTCGTATGCGGTCGCCGGTTGATAGATTTGTCCTTGGCGGTTGCCATGTCGACTCCTCGTCGATTCGTCGCTACCTGACGATCCATCGGCCCCGCATCTACCTGCACGTAGATGCCTTCGCCGGGCGATGGAAGGTACTGCCTGGCTCGGTGGTTGTTGGCGCAACCACCGAGCCGTCCGTCCTGCTCCCTCTCACCGTGCGACCCGGCTGTGAACCGGATCACGAACAGGACGTGTACCAGTTGTATACCATCGGTCCACAATCGATCAAGGCCCGGAACCGGACCGAAACGTTGGTAACGGGGTTTTTACCCGTGCCGGGATGATCGCCCGGTCCACACCTCAGCTGTCGGCGATAGCCCGTCCCGGCAGGCGGCGGCCGGCGCGAACATCCGGGAATGTCTCAGAAAGCGCTGCCGGACAGCGCTTTTCGCGGGCTCTGGCTCTGATGGGTCGGCCGGGCGATCCGCACCGGCGGCCGGCCCGGTGACAGCACCGGAGTCGGTCCGCAGCGTTTGCCCGCCAGTGCGTCGACGAGTTCGGCGCAGACCGCGACGCCGTCGTGGCGGGGCCGCCAGCCGAGATCGTGGCGCGCGGCGGTGGTGTCGAGCAGCGGCGCGCGGTCGGCCAGCCGCAGCCATCCCGGGTGCAGGGGTTGCAGACCGAGCCGCCACGCGGGCCAGGCGGCCGCGGTGAGGACCGCGCGCGGGACCGGGACACGGAAGCCGCCGAGCTGCCTGCTCAGCCCGGCGGCCCGCAGGACCGGTTCGGCGGCGAGGTTGTAGGCGCCCGCGGCCTGCGCGCGCAGCGCGAGGTGGATGGCGGCGGCGACGTCCTCGGCGTGCACGAACTGCAACCGCAGTCCGGGCCAGGCGGGCACCGGCAGCAGGCGACGGCCGATCACCGTGCGCGGCAGCCACCGGCTCACCGCCCAGTCGGCGATCTCCGCCCCCGCCGCGCCCTGCACCACCGCGCACGGCCGGAACCGGACCACCCGGGTCCCGGGGTGCGCGGCGACGAACCGGTCCAGCTGCCGCTCCAGCACCGCCTTGCCGACGCTGTAGGCACTGCCGGGCACCCCACCCACCGGCCACCGCTCGTCCACCCGCTCCCAGCGCGGCGCAGGCCGATAAGCGGCCGCCGAGGACGCGCACACCAGATGCGGGACGCCGCGGTCGGCGACCGCGGCGAGCACCCGGTCGGTGCCGGTGAGGTTCGTGCGCATCATCGGTGGCTCCCCGACGCGCGGGTGGATCGCCCACGCGAGGTGGACCACGGCGTCGGCATCGGCGAACGTCGCGCGCAGGGTGTCCACCGCGGCGGGATCGGCGAGGTCGCAGCGCACCCACCGGACGGCGTCGAAGGTTCCCGGCCCGGGCGGTCGACGACACAGGCCGACCACCTCCTCGCCCGCCGCGAGCAGAGCCCGCACGAGCGCGCTGCCGATGTTCCCGCTCGCGCCGACCACGACCACCTTCATCGGTCACCCCCGCCGAGGTGCGGCGTGGTCGTCCGATCGGAGGTCGTCGGCCCCTCACCCATACCCCGCTCCTCGCGCTCGTGGTTCCGCGGCCGGAGCTGCCGCCCGGACGTGGGCTCCGACTACCCGGCCACCAGCGCCGGAAACGGAAAACCGACGATGCCCCGGGCGGTTGTGGCCGGGGCATCGTCGGTTCGGCGGCGGGACCCGCTCAACGGCGGGGCGTGTCCGTCACACCGCGCAGGGGTCGGGGTCGACGATGCCGTCGTCGGGCATCCCGCTGCTCAGGGCCACCAGGGGCCCGATGGGCAGGCAGCGGATCACGTAGATCAGCAGGTCCGACGAACCGGAGGAGGCCGAGCCGGTGGGCGCGTCCGCCGGGGCGGCGGAGGCGGCTGCGGGCGCGGCGAGCAGGGCGGCGGCCACGGCAACGGCGGTGATCAACTTGGACAACGGGTTTCCTTTCCCGGGTTGGTGCTCAGCACAGCGGTGCGCGTGAACCGACGAGTTCGCCCTTGAACAGGCAGACGACCAATTCGACCAGGCCGCGGGCGTATTCGCTCGAACCGGCCGCCGAGCCGGTGTCGGCCACCGCGACGGCCGGCGGGGCAGCGACGGCGGGGGCGAATCCGGCGGTGGACGCGATCACCGCCGCCACCGCGACAGTTGCGAAAGTCCGGGACATTGACATCGACACACTCCGTCCGGTCGGGGTCTGGCGCTTGCACGGACAGTCTCGACCGCGCCGTCCCCCACCGACAGACCCGAACTCTCCGGGCTTCACGCCGCGCCTACACCGTGCTTCGCGGCGGAAATGTCCGCATGACACCGAACGAGGCGCCCGGCGCCATCCACGCGGCGGTCCTCCTGTGACGCAAGGTTTTTCGTCGATCGGCGAACGGGCCCGCAGCTGCCGGCCGCGACGTCACCGTGGTGGCCGACTGGCGCAACCTCGACACCGCCGCCACGGGTTTCGGTGAGCCTGGTTCGTACCTTGCCGGGCAGCGCCTGCCCCCGGCGATCACGCTCCTCCCCACCGGCCCGGGCCGGGTCCAGCTGACGCTGCGGACGGACAAGCCGAACATCCCGGCGTCGCTGGACGTCTTCGCGTCCTGACCGGTGCGCCCATAACGTCGACCTTAGGTTGACGATACCCCCCGCGTCAACTATAGGTTGACGCAGCGCTCGACCGGGCGCAATCGCAACGAGACGAACGGGGCCCACCCATGACCGACCACCACCCGACCCACCACCGCGACGCCCGGCAGAGGCGGGTGATCGTGATCGGGGCGGGCATGGCCGGACTCGCCACCGCCCTGCGCCTGCACCGGGACGGCTGGGACGTGCTCGTCGTCGAGCGCGCCCGGCTCGCCGCAGCAGCGGCTACCTGGTGAACCTGCACGGCCCCGGCTACGACGCGGTGGAGCGGCTCGGCCTGATCCCCGCACTCGCCGCCCGCGACATCGGCTTCTTCCGCTCGATCCTGGTCGACGCGGACGGGCGTGAGAAGTTCACGGTGCCCAGCGAGGTCGCGCAGGCCGCCGTCGGCACCCGCGCCTTGACGATCTTCCGCGGCGACCTCGAGACCGTGCTGTACGAGGCCGTCGCCGACACCGTCGAGATCCGGTTCGCGACCGTGCCGCACGCCGTCACGCAGGACACCGCAGGCGTCGACGTGGCGCTGAGCGACGGCACCCGCATCCGGGCGGACCTCCTCGTCGGCGCCGACGGAGTACGCTCGCGCACCCACGCGCTGGTGTTCGGCGACGACCCGGGACACCTGCGCGACCTGCGGCACATGGTCGCCGCCTTCTCCCTGCCCGAGCCGCCCGCCGGGATTCCCGAGGGCGCGGGCACGACCTACATCGGACCCCACCGCACGGCCGCGGTGATGAACCTCGGCCCGCACCGGTCGGCCACCTTCTTCACCTATCGGTGCGACGACACCGCCGCCGAGTACGCCCGCGGTCCGGAGCGGGCGTTGACCGCCGCCTTCGGCGATCTGGGCGGCGCGACCGCGCAGGCGCTCGCCCAGGTGACCGACACCGCCTACTTCGACGCGGCCACCCAGGTGACCCTGGACGGCCTGCACCGCGGCCGCGTCGTCCTGGTCGGCGATTCCGCCTGGTGCGTCACGGTTTTCGCGGGCTACGGCGCCGCCCTCGCCATCGACGGCGCGGACCGGCTCGGCGCCGCGCTGTCGCGGCACGGCGACATCCCCACCGCGCTGGCCGCGTGGGAGACCGAGTTGGGCCCGGAGATCCACAAACGCCAAGCGCTGGCCCGCCGCGGGGTGAGCCGCTTCGCCCCACCCACCAGAGCCCATGTGATGGCCGGGGAGCTCGCGCTGCGTGCGATCCAGCTGCCCGGCATCCGCGCGCTGGTGCGCCGGTCCATCCAGCGCGCGAACAACTGAGGGCAGCCGGGCGGAAACCGCTCCGACGAGCACCGACCCGTGTACTGTGACCGGAGCGAGTATGTGACGGGGGTCACTCCCCCGGTTGTTCGAGTGCACCAGCAGGCCCGCCCACCGTTGGAGCCACCATGAGCACATCGCGTCCCCCCGAGCCGGCACCGGACGGTGTCGCCGACATCGCCCCGGTGCTGCACCGGACCCTCGACTCCCCGTACGAGATCTCCAACGAGCTCTACGCCGCGCTGCGGCACGTGCCGCACGACGTCGGCGGCCAGCCCGACCTCCCGGTGCCCTATCGGGAGAAGGAGGAGGAGCCGTGGGAGATGAACACCTACGTCACCTGCGAATGTCTCGGCTGGCGCGGTGTGTGGAACTCCGAGGAACGCAGGCGCGCCGAGAACGACCTCGGTGCCACCCTCTACTTCGGCCTGCCCTACTACGCGCGCTGGGCGACGGTCGCCGCGCGCGTGCTGGTCGGTAAGGGCCTGATCACCCCCGACGAGCTGTCGGCGAAGATCGACGAGGTCCGCGCCCGATCGGCGGCGCGCCGATGACCCGCCGCTTCCGCATCGGCGACCGCGTCACCGTCCGCCGCGCCACCTCGCTGTTCCACACCCGCACCCAGGCCTACACCCGCGGCCGCACCGGCGTGGTCGTCGAATACCGGCCGGAGTGGATCATCCCCGAGGACGAGGCGTGGGGCCGCGACGACGGCCGCGTCGAACCGTTCTACGTCGTCCGGTTCCGGCAACGCGAGCTGTGGCCGAACTACACCGGCCACGACGCCGACACCCTGGAGACCGAGGTCTCCGAACACTGGCTGGAACCCGCAGAGGAGGACGACCCGCAGTGAGCCACGACCACGACCACGACGCGCACGCCCCCATCCAAACCGGCACGGAGATAAGCGAATTCGAGGTGCTCGAGACCGCGATCCGGGAACTGGCGATCGAGAAGGGCCTGTTCTCCCAGGAGGACCATCGACGGTTCTCGGAATGGGCGCAGGCCGTCGGCCCGCACGGCGGTTCCACCCTGGTGGCCCGCGCCTGGCTCGACCCCGACTTCAAGGCGCGCCTGCTCGCCGACGGCACCGAGACGTGCAAGGAGATCGGTATCGACTGGCGCGACCCCACCGGTTCCGGCACACCCAGCGACTACACCTACTTCTACGTCCTGGAGAACACCCCCAAGGTGCACAACGTCATCGTCTGCACGCTGTGCTCCTGCTATCCCCGCCCGGTGCTCGGGATGTCCCCCGACTGGTATCGCACCCCGAACTACCGCAGGCGGCTGGTGCGCTGGCCGCGCGAGGTGCTGGCCGAATTCGGCCTGCACTTCCCGCCCGAGGTCGAGATCCGGGTGCACGACTCGAATCAGAAGTCCCGGTTCATGGTGCTGCCGATGCGTCCCGCGGGCA contains:
- a CDS encoding MFS transporter, yielding MATAKDKSINRRPHTSLPVIAGSSLAGTAVEWYDFFLYGTAAALVFNKLFFPSEDPLVGTMLAFATYAVGFVARPLGAAVLGHFGDVKGRRATLIASLLLMGVSTFLIALLPTYAAIGVTAPLLLVLLRLVQGFALGGEWGGAVLLVSEHGDSKRRAFWSAWPNLGPPLGNLMAAGALALLGAVLPEEAFLSWGWRVAFGMSALLVVIGLVLRLYVAETPLFEQTRAATSPAVLRMPLTAAVRGYWRQILLAAFTRFGENAGFYIFSLFVITYLTQILDLPRSTGLNAVMIGMVVALVAIPLFAVLADRIGRRPIYIGASIATIVWAFAFFALLDTEATGAIFLAVAVGLVIFAAYSAVIGAFFSELFPTEVRYSGVSLAYNLASVLAGSLAPIIAIALYDRFGSGQAIGAYLALMGVISLVAALVAKETRTVDLADVQEEAPATGTATDAAVVIP
- a CDS encoding NAD-dependent epimerase/dehydratase family protein; the protein is MKVVVVGASGNIGSALVRALLAAGEEVVGLCRRPPGPGTFDAVRWVRCDLADPAAVDTLRATFADADAVVHLAWAIHPRVGEPPMMRTNLTGTDRVLAAVADRGVPHLVCASSAAAYRPAPRWERVDERWPVGGVPGSAYSVGKAVLERQLDRFVAAHPGTRVVRFRPCAVVQGAAGAEIADWAVSRWLPRTVIGRRLLPVPAWPGLRLQFVHAEDVAAAIHLALRAQAAGAYNLAAEPVLRAAGLSRQLGGFRVPVPRAVLTAAAWPAWRLGLQPLHPGWLRLADRAPLLDTTAARHDLGWRPRHDGVAVCAELVDALAGKRCGPTPVLSPGRPPVRIARPTHQSQSPRKALSGSAF
- a CDS encoding FAD-dependent oxidoreductase encodes the protein MTDHHPTHHRDARQRRVIVIGAGMAGLATALRLHRDGWDVLVVERARLAAAAATW
- a CDS encoding FAD-dependent monooxygenase is translated as MNLHGPGYDAVERLGLIPALAARDIGFFRSILVDADGREKFTVPSEVAQAAVGTRALTIFRGDLETVLYEAVADTVEIRFATVPHAVTQDTAGVDVALSDGTRIRADLLVGADGVRSRTHALVFGDDPGHLRDLRHMVAAFSLPEPPAGIPEGAGTTYIGPHRTAAVMNLGPHRSATFFTYRCDDTAAEYARGPERALTAAFGDLGGATAQALAQVTDTAYFDAATQVTLDGLHRGRVVLVGDSAWCVTVFAGYGAALAIDGADRLGAALSRHGDIPTALAAWETELGPEIHKRQALARRGVSRFAPPTRAHVMAGELALRAIQLPGIRALVRRSIQRANN
- a CDS encoding SH3-like domain-containing protein, encoding MSTSRPPEPAPDGVADIAPVLHRTLDSPYEISNELYAALRHVPHDVGGQPDLPVPYREKEEEPWEMNTYVTCECLGWRGVWNSEERRRAENDLGATLYFGLPYYARWATVAARVLVGKGLITPDELSAKIDEVRARSAARR
- a CDS encoding SH3-like domain-containing protein, which produces MTRRFRIGDRVTVRRATSLFHTRTQAYTRGRTGVVVEYRPEWIIPEDEAWGRDDGRVEPFYVVRFRQRELWPNYTGHDADTLETEVSEHWLEPAEEDDPQ
- the scnC gene encoding thiocyanate hydrolase subunit gamma, whose translation is MSHDHDHDAHAPIQTGTEISEFEVLETAIRELAIEKGLFSQEDHRRFSEWAQAVGPHGGSTLVARAWLDPDFKARLLADGTETCKEIGIDWRDPTGSGTPSDYTYFYVLENTPKVHNVIVCTLCSCYPRPVLGMSPDWYRTPNYRRRLVRWPREVLAEFGLHFPPEVEIRVHDSNQKSRFMVLPMRPAGTEGWTEEQLAAIVTRDTMIGVALPQVDWTAQKPPDRAEDAMRREARP